A single window of Pseudomonas marginalis DNA harbors:
- a CDS encoding DUF2786 domain-containing protein: MDKQKVLSKVAKLMALAKSQGAAPNEVEIALRQARHLMKQYNLEHTEVVAHAIEEASVGTKTRRSPQDWLHNLATICSQAFDCSHLAYFHPLAGWSFKFLGKGISPELAAHTYSTLHHQLVAARRAHVAQQKRCQLKTKRHRGQLFAEGWLNAVASKVNQFAGGVDETTAQEIQAYLELHHPNLKQFIIKPIEAKGHDTRSLRAGWDQGKHARLHRGVGQQSREALGHGGSQ, encoded by the coding sequence ATGGACAAGCAAAAAGTCCTCAGCAAGGTCGCCAAACTCATGGCGCTGGCCAAATCGCAAGGCGCTGCCCCCAACGAAGTGGAAATTGCACTTCGCCAAGCGCGCCATTTGATGAAGCAGTACAACCTCGAACATACCGAGGTTGTTGCTCATGCAATCGAAGAGGCCAGCGTGGGCACCAAGACCCGGCGTTCGCCGCAGGATTGGCTGCACAACCTGGCCACAATCTGCTCCCAAGCCTTCGACTGCAGCCACTTGGCGTATTTTCATCCGCTGGCAGGCTGGTCCTTCAAGTTTTTGGGGAAGGGTATTTCGCCCGAGCTGGCCGCTCACACCTATTCAACGCTGCATCACCAACTCGTAGCAGCCCGTCGAGCTCATGTTGCTCAGCAGAAACGCTGCCAACTCAAGACAAAGCGTCACCGGGGCCAACTCTTTGCCGAGGGTTGGCTGAATGCCGTCGCATCGAAAGTGAACCAGTTTGCAGGCGGGGTAGACGAAACCACGGCGCAGGAGATCCAGGCCTACCTGGAATTGCACCACCCTAACCTCAAGCAATTCATCATCAAACCCATCGAAGCCAAAGGTCACGACACTCGGTCTCTGCGAGCGGGATGGGACCAGGGCAAGCATGCCAGGCTACATCGTGGTGTTGGACAGCAGTCACGAGAAGCCCTTGGGCATGGGGGGAGCCAATGA
- a CDS encoding DUF1780 domain-containing protein — protein sequence MDDSDYLRLLTVAAEQANAFLSNARKWERERWVCQRLLQGLNVPYRAEEFHPAGQEPPDVLFRDASFEVFFVLDEGRRLNDEWRDELLRRRSAFSLSQLVRREAKPRRIPAHEFLLRLAPTLRKKAHNYKERGMDLGELDIVAFTSLKREVLDLNSHFPPPTEYLRQGWRSLSLVGPTFARVLFAHPDAPDFLRNNLGRSIVFDVGISL from the coding sequence ATGGATGACTCAGATTATTTGCGCCTGCTCACCGTAGCAGCCGAACAAGCCAATGCGTTCCTGTCCAATGCCCGCAAATGGGAGCGTGAGCGTTGGGTCTGCCAGCGCCTGTTGCAAGGCTTGAATGTGCCCTACCGCGCCGAAGAGTTTCACCCCGCCGGGCAAGAACCGCCCGACGTGCTGTTTCGCGATGCCAGTTTCGAGGTGTTTTTCGTACTCGATGAAGGGCGCCGCCTGAACGACGAATGGCGTGACGAGCTGTTGCGTCGACGCAGTGCATTCTCCCTGAGCCAGCTGGTGCGGCGCGAAGCCAAGCCGCGGCGTATCCCCGCCCATGAATTCCTGCTGCGCCTGGCGCCCACGTTGCGCAAGAAGGCCCATAACTACAAAGAGCGCGGGATGGACCTGGGCGAATTGGATATCGTCGCGTTCACCAGCCTCAAGCGCGAAGTGCTCGACCTCAACAGCCACTTCCCCCCACCCACCGAATACTTGCGCCAGGGCTGGCGCTCGCTGTCGCTGGTGGGGCCGACATTTGCCCGGGTGCTGTTCGCCCACCCGGACGCGCCGGATTTCTTGCGCAACAACCTGGGGCGCAGCATAGTGTTCGATGTGGGCATCAGCCTCTGA
- a CDS encoding Arc family DNA-binding protein encodes MSNQPKRQLEEKFVVRLPDGMRERIALRARENTRSMNSEIVHRLETSVELEAALDRALKIIDQLLAAAPACELPGARV; translated from the coding sequence ATGAGCAACCAACCAAAACGTCAGCTGGAAGAAAAATTCGTCGTCCGACTTCCCGATGGGATGCGTGAACGGATCGCGCTGCGCGCGCGTGAAAACACCCGTTCAATGAACTCGGAAATTGTCCATCGCCTGGAGACTTCAGTCGAGCTTGAGGCGGCGCTTGATCGTGCACTAAAAATCATTGATCAACTTTTGGCAGCAGCACCAGCCTGTGAGCTGCCTGGAGCCAGAGTATGA
- a CDS encoding DUF2857 domain-containing protein, protein MSKIPINEAILSQVLHHMRNGQLRRCIEMGLEPEILAQLQQPSVLSLLLNTPVSWCNVTIDGEMVKKLLIGAQRSDEEVRTIERALRLGATTQMLQQFFGLSPQDVALQRLMIGVTARRGRWREFSEEMDAHLWYRWTHLMQEHQVELEDSLALLDIAMLVAEELNTPQDTHADESSENLSLAIIWHRIQSWIKEGLYPPATSTGLPRKLQLVSSHRLAQPAATPAEGDPVL, encoded by the coding sequence ATGTCCAAGATACCAATCAACGAAGCCATCCTGTCTCAGGTGCTTCATCACATGCGCAACGGCCAACTTCGGCGTTGCATCGAGATGGGTTTGGAGCCTGAAATCCTGGCCCAGCTCCAACAACCGTCAGTCCTGAGCTTATTGCTCAACACTCCAGTCTCTTGGTGCAACGTCACCATCGATGGAGAGATGGTGAAAAAACTGCTGATAGGGGCGCAGCGGTCCGATGAAGAAGTGCGCACGATCGAACGTGCGCTTCGACTAGGCGCGACCACTCAGATGCTGCAACAGTTCTTCGGGCTATCACCCCAGGACGTAGCCCTTCAACGCTTAATGATCGGTGTAACGGCACGTCGAGGCCGGTGGCGAGAATTCAGTGAGGAGATGGACGCTCACCTTTGGTACAGATGGACGCACCTGATGCAGGAACATCAGGTTGAGCTTGAAGACAGCCTCGCCTTGCTGGATATCGCCATGCTGGTCGCCGAAGAGCTCAACACCCCCCAGGACACCCATGCAGATGAAAGCTCCGAGAACCTCAGTCTAGCAATCATCTGGCATCGCATTCAGTCCTGGATAAAGGAGGGGCTTTATCCCCCTGCAACAAGCACGGGCCTCCCGAGAAAGCTACAGCTGGTGTCTTCTCATCGACTGGCTCAGCCTGCAGCGACACCGGCGGAAGGTGATCCCGTACTATGA
- a CDS encoding ParB family protein — protein MKQSLAQTMKEKLQQPAFQSNSPVAARMSDPIVDTPMLLTLDETLPYDENPRTTRNPKYDEIKESIRNRGLDTPPPVTRKPGEEKYRIRNGGNTRLAILNELYRETGDEKFFKFHCLFRPWDTVRGEIISLTGHLAENDLQGQLLFIERAIGVDKARALYEEESGEAISQSELSRRLKADGYPVSQPHISRMQDTLRYLLPAIPAVLYSGLGVDRISKLLALRKTALQCWERNYQEQGQHLEFDTIFQDVLSQFEGDAEEFLFQRFQDELIDQLKKPLNLGYEKILLEITQNQDQLRRSTPVLEMPQHPVSQLEGLPQSSPQNNSIESNQNPSQLPSTHVSEGTPKPTLTTASPPHPVGQHKLAPPPQEQMSPQERQKRIDGHIASPVKSSPKVDKMKRELAALDGEVLPDFASNALVAIPVQAGGLNPISDLWYIEREIDNAMTLRQHIAQLAREIASSVKAPGQFIDIEGGVGFSYRHPDAEGEVEITATAQHTLTLLQSLSGSVAIVLKMIQEQPDLQVDALTDFEFAAGLGQLLLGQPYTKDNPPETEGRLSDGALVKLFRIIRLARRLIDLEVKLTAGDSANQAS, from the coding sequence ATGAAACAGTCTTTGGCTCAGACTATGAAAGAGAAACTGCAACAGCCAGCCTTTCAATCGAATTCGCCAGTAGCAGCGCGCATGAGCGATCCAATCGTCGATACCCCTATGCTGTTGACGCTCGATGAAACATTGCCGTATGACGAGAACCCACGGACAACTCGAAACCCGAAGTACGATGAAATTAAAGAGTCCATACGCAATCGAGGTCTCGACACTCCCCCTCCCGTCACGCGCAAACCTGGTGAGGAGAAGTACCGGATCCGGAACGGTGGCAACACGCGCCTGGCCATTCTAAACGAGCTGTACCGTGAGACCGGGGACGAGAAGTTCTTCAAGTTCCACTGCCTGTTCCGTCCATGGGACACCGTTCGTGGGGAGATCATCTCGCTCACCGGGCACCTGGCCGAAAACGATCTGCAGGGTCAACTCCTGTTCATTGAGCGGGCTATTGGCGTCGACAAGGCCAGAGCTTTGTATGAGGAGGAGTCTGGTGAGGCTATTTCTCAAAGTGAGCTTTCTCGACGTTTGAAAGCTGATGGCTACCCTGTTTCTCAACCTCACATCAGTCGGATGCAGGACACTCTTCGGTACTTATTGCCAGCAATTCCGGCAGTGCTATATTCCGGCCTCGGCGTTGATCGAATTTCTAAGCTTCTTGCACTGCGCAAGACAGCACTTCAGTGCTGGGAGCGCAATTATCAAGAACAAGGGCAGCACCTAGAGTTTGATACGATTTTTCAAGATGTCCTTTCCCAGTTTGAGGGAGACGCCGAGGAGTTTCTGTTCCAGCGCTTCCAGGACGAGCTGATTGATCAGCTCAAAAAGCCGTTAAATCTCGGTTACGAGAAAATACTGCTGGAAATCACTCAGAACCAGGACCAGTTACGCCGATCAACACCAGTACTTGAGATGCCTCAGCATCCTGTCTCGCAACTTGAGGGGTTGCCTCAGTCGAGTCCCCAAAACAATAGCATTGAGTCAAATCAGAACCCGTCACAATTACCATCAACTCATGTTTCTGAGGGCACGCCTAAGCCAACTTTGACCACGGCGAGCCCTCCCCATCCAGTTGGCCAACATAAGCTGGCCCCTCCCCCTCAAGAGCAAATGAGCCCGCAAGAGCGCCAAAAGCGCATTGATGGGCACATTGCAAGTCCAGTGAAAAGCTCCCCCAAAGTCGACAAGATGAAACGGGAGCTCGCTGCGCTTGATGGTGAAGTATTACCCGACTTTGCATCCAACGCCTTAGTGGCCATCCCTGTTCAAGCTGGTGGTCTCAACCCCATATCTGACCTTTGGTACATCGAGCGTGAAATCGACAATGCCATGACCCTGCGTCAGCACATCGCGCAATTGGCTCGTGAAATTGCCAGCTCGGTAAAAGCACCAGGTCAATTTATCGATATCGAAGGTGGCGTGGGTTTCAGCTATCGACACCCCGATGCGGAAGGAGAAGTGGAAATCACTGCTACAGCCCAGCATACGTTGACGCTTCTTCAGTCTTTAAGCGGTTCGGTGGCCATCGTTCTGAAAATGATTCAGGAGCAGCCAGATCTGCAGGTCGACGCTTTGACCGACTTCGAATTCGCAGCTGGGCTTGGGCAGCTCTTACTTGGCCAGCCTTATACGAAAGACAACCCCCCAGAGACTGAAGGCCGCCTCAGCGACGGCGCACTGGTGAAGCTCTTCCGAATAATTCGACTCGCAAGGCGTTTGATTGATTTAGAGGTCAAGTTAACTGCCGGCGATAGTGCGAACCAAGCCAGCTAA
- a CDS encoding HNH endonuclease signature motif containing protein: MRTHSLSPLAIAALEQARSQLGLAPAHKHHVWSETEERMLIARYPDEPTQVLAAELGLSVYQIYAKAKRLGLSKSSEFLRSSLCGRLDGKLGAEFRFSKGSVPWNKGLKGLPSSGRMTQTQFKTGNKPGNWLPIGSLRTTPDGYLQRKITDTGYPPVDWKGVHVLLWEEHFGPAPTTHCVCFKDENKSNIAIGNLELITRAERMRRNTIHRYPEELKSAMRAISKLKRTIREVAHEEQD, from the coding sequence ATGAGAACTCATTCGCTTTCACCTTTGGCCATAGCGGCGCTGGAACAAGCCCGATCCCAACTTGGGCTTGCCCCGGCTCATAAACACCATGTTTGGAGTGAGACTGAAGAGCGCATGCTCATTGCCCGCTATCCCGATGAACCGACTCAGGTCCTAGCCGCCGAATTGGGACTCAGCGTCTATCAGATCTATGCCAAAGCCAAACGGCTGGGATTGAGCAAAAGCTCCGAGTTTCTTCGCAGTAGTCTCTGTGGCCGGCTTGACGGCAAGTTGGGCGCTGAATTCCGCTTCTCCAAGGGTTCCGTCCCATGGAATAAGGGCCTTAAGGGGCTCCCCTCCTCTGGCCGTATGACTCAGACGCAGTTTAAGACGGGCAATAAACCGGGGAACTGGCTACCTATTGGCAGCTTGCGCACGACTCCTGACGGCTATCTCCAGAGAAAAATCACCGACACCGGTTACCCCCCTGTCGATTGGAAAGGCGTGCACGTGCTGCTCTGGGAAGAACACTTTGGCCCTGCCCCCACAACTCATTGCGTGTGCTTCAAGGATGAAAACAAATCCAACATCGCCATCGGCAATCTGGAACTGATCACCCGTGCGGAGCGCATGCGGCGCAACACCATCCATCGCTATCCAGAAGAGCTCAAATCCGCAATGCGAGCGATCAGCAAACTCAAGCGCACCATCCGGGAGGTTGCACATGAAGAACAAGATTGA
- a CDS encoding FAD/FMN-containing dehydrogenase, with translation MKCLVVLLLSLLPVWAQAVEVGERLAPWTLLDQFDQAYTLDNQARILLVARSMDAAKLVDAALQGQPAGYLEARHAVFVADIQRMPRLIAKLFAVPAMRSYNYRVMLDRDARIAPRYPAAADKVLWLQLDHGTLVSQHEYGTAAELRQALEQVKP, from the coding sequence GTGAAGTGTCTGGTGGTGCTGTTGCTGAGTCTTTTGCCGGTATGGGCACAGGCTGTTGAAGTGGGCGAACGCCTCGCTCCCTGGACCTTGCTCGATCAATTCGACCAAGCCTATACCCTCGATAACCAGGCACGGATTCTGTTGGTGGCGCGCAGCATGGACGCGGCCAAGCTGGTCGACGCGGCGCTGCAAGGCCAACCTGCAGGCTACCTCGAAGCGCGGCATGCCGTGTTCGTCGCTGACATCCAGCGCATGCCTCGACTGATCGCCAAATTGTTTGCGGTGCCGGCCATGCGATCCTACAACTACCGCGTCATGCTGGACCGTGACGCACGTATCGCCCCGCGTTATCCCGCGGCGGCGGATAAAGTGCTGTGGCTGCAGTTGGATCACGGTACGTTGGTTTCTCAACATGAATACGGCACTGCTGCCGAACTGCGCCAGGCCCTGGAGCAGGTGAAGCCGTGA
- a CDS encoding ParA family protein: MKITAVVSTKGGVGKTTIEANLGAFCADAGLRTLLIDLDPAQPSLSSYYQLVDEAQGGIYDLLAFNITDSAKIISSTAIPNLSLVISNDINNQLNSLLLQAPDGRLRLANLMPAFKDHFDLVLIDTQGARSAMLEMVVLASDLVISPLPPNMLAAREFSRGTMQMLDGLRAYGRLGMKIPPVRIVVNNLDQTTDAQMIEQSVREIFQDNDEISVLESIIPTAVVFRSAASQGLPVHRLEYRQPSNRISPAALVVIRQLAIELFPEWRDRFEAMTEEKVAKLVREDR, encoded by the coding sequence ATGAAAATCACTGCGGTCGTTTCGACCAAGGGCGGCGTAGGCAAAACCACTATTGAGGCCAACCTCGGCGCATTCTGCGCGGACGCGGGCCTTCGCACACTCCTTATCGACCTGGATCCTGCTCAGCCCTCCCTTTCTTCGTATTACCAATTGGTAGATGAAGCCCAAGGCGGCATCTACGATCTGCTCGCGTTCAATATCACCGACTCAGCCAAGATCATATCCAGCACCGCGATTCCAAACCTGTCGTTGGTGATCTCCAATGACATCAACAACCAGCTGAACAGCCTCCTCCTGCAGGCTCCCGACGGACGGTTGCGCCTCGCCAACCTGATGCCCGCATTCAAAGATCATTTTGACTTGGTACTGATTGACACTCAGGGCGCCAGATCGGCCATGCTCGAAATGGTGGTCCTAGCCTCTGATTTGGTCATATCTCCACTTCCACCCAACATGCTCGCTGCACGGGAGTTCAGCCGGGGAACCATGCAGATGTTAGACGGCCTTCGCGCCTATGGGCGCCTGGGCATGAAAATTCCTCCCGTGCGGATCGTCGTCAACAACCTCGACCAAACCACCGACGCGCAGATGATCGAGCAGTCAGTACGGGAAATATTTCAGGACAATGACGAGATCAGCGTTCTGGAAAGCATCATCCCCACCGCTGTGGTCTTTCGTAGCGCTGCATCCCAGGGCCTCCCAGTACATCGCCTGGAATACCGGCAGCCTTCCAACCGCATATCCCCTGCAGCCCTTGTCGTCATCCGCCAATTGGCCATAGAGCTCTTTCCAGAATGGCGGGACCGTTTTGAGGCCATGACCGAGGAGAAGGTAGCAAAGTTGGTGAGGGAGGATCGTTGA
- a CDS encoding type II toxin-antitoxin system HicA family toxin, with translation MTTNLIRGKHENLRHLVEFARANGWTVSRTQGGHIQFTKPGLGSIYTSSTASDYRAALNAKARMRRADRAQTQHTQEAI, from the coding sequence ATGACGACCAACCTCATACGCGGAAAGCACGAGAACCTTCGCCACCTGGTGGAATTTGCCAGGGCCAATGGTTGGACTGTGTCGCGGACTCAAGGTGGCCACATCCAGTTTACTAAGCCCGGCCTTGGATCAATCTACACATCGTCGACCGCAAGCGATTACCGCGCGGCCCTCAACGCCAAAGCTCGCATGCGCCGCGCCGATCGAGCTCAAACCCAACACACTCAGGAGGCAATCTAA
- a CDS encoding DUF3094 family protein — MTSRLNPDDQQHVEEYLQLSQNRVERKPFRPWLLLGVVLVVVIGLGLLSRLLSYLTL; from the coding sequence ATGACCAGCCGCCTGAACCCCGACGACCAACAGCATGTCGAAGAGTACCTGCAACTCTCCCAGAACCGAGTCGAGCGCAAGCCTTTCCGGCCGTGGCTGCTCCTTGGTGTGGTGCTGGTGGTGGTGATCGGGCTCGGCCTGCTCAGCCGCCTTTTGAGTTACCTGACGCTATGA
- the dnaB gene encoding replicative DNA helicase codes for MNHLDLSPPYSVEAEQGVLGGLLLDNNTWDLVADKLDASDFFRHDHRLLFRAIAGLADKSAPFDIVIVFNALEDPDEAGGLSYLGELAKNTPSVANIEHYASIVRNRSRLRQLMSLGYQCSRDATDPLANAEDVQETIEQQLFALGEGKSASEFVDINQCLTTVVEQIDEHFNGNITVTGVPSGLEDLDEFTSGFQEADLIILGARPSMGKTSLALNFIDTALQAKLDRTVQVFSMEMPAKALLYRLMAILGHIDLGKLLKGKLDDEDWPKLTAAVSRINAYGERLVIDDSSALTPAVIRAKSRRAARRFGHPSLILIDYLQLMRCPGQENRANEISAISQSLKALAKEMNCPVVALSQLNRELERRPNKRPINADLRDSGAIEQDADLIIFVYRDEVYHSQTEHKGIAEIIIGKARNGPTGTVRTAFIAHQTRFANLSASSSWQGAHL; via the coding sequence ATGAATCACCTTGACCTCTCACCGCCCTACTCCGTTGAGGCTGAACAAGGTGTGTTAGGTGGGCTACTGCTCGACAACAACACCTGGGATCTCGTCGCGGACAAACTGGATGCGTCTGACTTTTTTCGGCATGACCACCGGTTGCTGTTTCGGGCAATAGCCGGCCTTGCTGACAAGTCCGCTCCATTCGATATCGTCATCGTCTTCAACGCGCTGGAGGATCCAGACGAAGCCGGAGGGCTGAGCTACCTGGGCGAGCTGGCCAAGAATACGCCGTCTGTAGCCAACATTGAGCATTACGCATCCATCGTGCGTAATCGCTCCAGGCTCAGACAACTCATGTCTCTTGGCTACCAATGCTCTCGCGATGCCACGGATCCACTGGCCAACGCGGAAGATGTTCAAGAGACCATTGAACAACAACTGTTCGCGCTTGGCGAAGGCAAGAGCGCATCTGAATTCGTCGACATCAACCAGTGCCTGACTACTGTCGTCGAGCAAATTGACGAACATTTCAACGGCAATATCACCGTGACCGGCGTGCCTTCAGGCCTGGAAGATTTGGACGAGTTCACGTCGGGTTTTCAAGAAGCCGACCTGATCATTCTCGGTGCACGTCCATCGATGGGAAAAACGTCCCTAGCCTTGAACTTCATCGATACGGCTCTGCAGGCAAAGCTTGATCGTACGGTTCAAGTCTTCAGCATGGAAATGCCGGCCAAAGCACTGCTCTATCGGTTGATGGCAATTCTTGGCCATATCGATCTTGGGAAGCTATTGAAGGGCAAGCTCGATGACGAAGACTGGCCGAAGCTGACTGCAGCCGTTTCGCGTATCAATGCATACGGCGAGCGGCTGGTCATCGACGACTCATCAGCGCTCACACCTGCCGTTATCAGGGCCAAATCTCGTCGAGCAGCCCGTCGCTTCGGACACCCGAGCTTGATCCTGATCGATTACCTGCAGCTCATGCGCTGCCCAGGTCAGGAAAACAGGGCCAACGAAATCAGCGCTATATCCCAAAGCCTCAAGGCCCTGGCGAAGGAGATGAATTGCCCGGTGGTAGCGCTCTCCCAGCTCAACCGGGAGCTGGAGCGCCGCCCAAACAAACGTCCGATCAACGCAGACCTGCGTGATAGCGGCGCCATCGAACAGGACGCAGACCTGATCATATTCGTCTACCGGGACGAGGTGTACCACTCACAGACCGAACACAAAGGCATAGCCGAGATCATCATCGGCAAGGCTCGCAACGGTCCTACAGGCACCGTTCGCACGGCGTTCATAGCGCACCAAACCCGCTTTGCAAACCTCAGTGCCAGCAGTAGCTGGCAAGGAGCACACCTATGA
- the yejK gene encoding nucleoid-associated protein YejK, giving the protein MPIRHCIVHLIDKNPDGTPAVLHARDSELAESAAIENMLADLNESYNAKQGKAWGFFHAESGAHPFSGWLKEYFEGGRDFTTFSRTAVEHLQKLMEESNLSTGGHVLFAHYQQGMTDYLAIALLHHSEGVAVTDELDVTPSRHLDLGQLHLAARINVSEWQNNKQSKQYISFIKGKNGKKVSEYFRDFIGCQEGVDGPGETRTLLKAFSDFVESEDLPDESAREKTKTLVDYASSQAKLGEPMGLEELSGLIDEDRPKAFFDHIRNKDYGLSPEIPMDKRTLNQFRRFTGRAEGLSISFEAHLLGDKIEYDEASSTLIIKGLPTQLTDQLKRR; this is encoded by the coding sequence ATGCCTATCCGTCATTGTATTGTTCATCTGATCGACAAAAACCCCGACGGCACACCTGCAGTTCTCCACGCCCGCGACTCCGAGCTTGCCGAGTCGGCCGCCATCGAGAACATGCTTGCCGACCTCAACGAGAGCTACAACGCCAAACAAGGCAAGGCCTGGGGTTTCTTCCACGCCGAATCCGGCGCGCACCCGTTCAGCGGCTGGTTGAAGGAATATTTCGAGGGTGGCCGGGATTTCACCACGTTCAGCCGCACCGCCGTCGAACATCTGCAAAAACTGATGGAAGAGTCCAACCTCTCCACCGGCGGCCACGTGCTGTTTGCCCACTACCAGCAAGGCATGACCGACTACCTCGCCATCGCCCTGCTGCACCACAGCGAAGGCGTGGCGGTAACCGACGAGCTGGACGTCACCCCGTCGCGCCATCTGGACCTGGGCCAGTTGCACCTGGCAGCGCGTATCAACGTGTCCGAGTGGCAGAACAACAAGCAGTCCAAGCAGTACATCTCGTTTATCAAAGGCAAGAACGGCAAGAAGGTCTCGGAATACTTCCGCGACTTCATCGGCTGCCAGGAAGGCGTCGACGGCCCGGGCGAGACGCGCACCCTGCTCAAGGCCTTCAGCGACTTCGTCGAAAGCGAAGACCTGCCGGACGAATCCGCCCGCGAAAAAACCAAGACCCTGGTCGATTACGCCAGCAGCCAGGCCAAGCTCGGCGAGCCCATGGGCCTTGAAGAGCTGTCGGGCTTGATTGATGAAGATCGGCCCAAGGCGTTCTTCGATCACATCCGAAACAAGGACTACGGTCTGTCACCGGAAATCCCTATGGATAAACGCACTCTCAACCAATTCCGTCGGTTCACCGGCCGTGCCGAAGGCTTGTCCATCAGTTTTGAAGCGCACCTGCTAGGGGACAAGATTGAGTACGACGAGGCGTCCAGCACGTTAATCATCAAGGGGTTGCCCACCCAACTCACTGATCAGTTGAAACGTCGCTGA
- the yacG gene encoding DNA gyrase inhibitor YacG, giving the protein MSQPLTVDCPTCGAPVEWNAAYPNRPFCSDRCKLIDLGAWAAEEHKIPVAPDAEDELFSEDLPPRH; this is encoded by the coding sequence ATGAGCCAACCCTTGACCGTCGACTGCCCAACCTGCGGTGCACCCGTGGAATGGAATGCAGCCTACCCCAACCGGCCGTTCTGCTCGGACCGTTGCAAACTCATCGACCTGGGCGCGTGGGCCGCCGAGGAACACAAGATTCCCGTGGCGCCGGATGCCGAAGACGAGCTGTTTTCCGAAGACTTGCCGCCGCGCCACTAA
- a CDS encoding NAD(P)/FAD-dependent oxidoreductase: MTHRIIIVGGGAGGLELATRLGKTLGKRGTASITLVDANLTHIWKPLLHEVAAGSLNSSEDELNYVAQAKWNHFEFQLGRMSGLDREQKKIQLAATLDEEGRELVPARVLGYDSLVIAVGSTTNDFGTEGAAQHCLFLDTRKQAERFHQQLLNHYLRAHAGQTDVVEKISVAIVGAGATGVELAAELHNAAHELAAYGLDRIKPENMHITLIEAGPRVLPALPERIGGPVHKTLEKLGVTVLTNSAVSEVTADALITSSGQVIPASLKVWAAGIRAPAFLKDIDGLETNRINQLQVLPTLQTTRDENIFAFGDCAACPQPGTDRNVPPRAQAAHQQASLLAKSLKLRIEGKDLPAYKYTDYGSLISLSRFSAVGNLMGNLTGSVMLEGWLARMFYVSLYRMHQMALYGFFRTAMLMLGSKIGRGTEPRLKLH; the protein is encoded by the coding sequence ATGACCCATCGTATTATTATCGTCGGCGGCGGCGCCGGCGGCCTGGAGTTGGCTACCCGCCTGGGTAAGACTCTGGGCAAGCGCGGCACCGCCAGCATCACGCTGGTGGACGCCAACCTCACCCATATCTGGAAGCCTTTGCTGCACGAAGTCGCTGCCGGCTCACTGAACTCCTCGGAAGACGAACTCAATTACGTCGCCCAGGCCAAATGGAACCACTTCGAGTTCCAACTGGGGCGCATGAGCGGGCTCGACCGCGAACAGAAGAAAATCCAGCTGGCCGCCACCCTCGACGAAGAAGGCCGCGAATTGGTGCCTGCACGCGTGCTGGGCTATGACAGCCTGGTGATTGCGGTAGGCAGCACCACCAACGATTTCGGCACCGAGGGCGCGGCGCAGCACTGCCTGTTCCTCGATACCCGCAAGCAGGCCGAGCGTTTCCACCAACAGCTGCTCAACCACTACCTGCGCGCCCATGCCGGGCAGACCGATGTGGTGGAAAAGATCAGCGTCGCCATCGTCGGTGCGGGTGCAACGGGCGTCGAACTGGCCGCAGAGTTGCATAACGCGGCCCACGAACTGGCGGCGTACGGCCTGGACCGCATCAAGCCGGAAAACATGCACATCACCCTGATCGAAGCCGGCCCTCGTGTACTGCCTGCCTTGCCGGAGCGGATTGGCGGGCCTGTGCATAAAACCCTGGAAAAGCTCGGGGTGACGGTGCTGACCAACTCAGCGGTCAGCGAAGTGACCGCCGACGCATTGATCACCAGCAGTGGCCAGGTGATTCCTGCCAGTCTCAAGGTGTGGGCCGCCGGGATTCGTGCCCCGGCTTTCCTCAAGGACATCGATGGCCTGGAAACCAATCGCATCAATCAACTGCAAGTGCTGCCGACGCTGCAAACCACCCGTGATGAAAACATCTTCGCCTTTGGCGACTGCGCCGCGTGCCCGCAACCGGGCACCGACCGCAATGTGCCGCCACGGGCCCAGGCCGCGCACCAACAGGCCTCGTTGCTGGCCAAGTCATTGAAACTGCGTATCGAGGGCAAGGACCTGCCGGCGTACAAGTACACCGACTATGGGTCGCTGATCTCGCTGTCGCGTTTCTCGGCGGTGGGTAACCTGATGGGCAACCTGACCGGAAGCGTGATGCTGGAAGGCTGGCTGGCGCGGATGTTCTATGTGTCGCTGTACCGCATGCACCAGATGGCACTGTATGGCTTCTTCCGCACGGCGATGCTGATGCTGGGCAGCAAGATTGGACGCGGGACTGAGCCGCGCCTGAAACTTCACTGA